From Verrucomicrobiota bacterium, one genomic window encodes:
- the fliE gene encoding flagellar hook-basal body complex protein FliE — translation MADITKIGQHLPPLDPSRLGQIEQPKEGSFQNVLGGFLEKVNDLQLNMDETIKQFAAGEITDVHKVMIAAEEADVAFQLMMKIRGKLLKAYDEVMKMQV, via the coding sequence ATGGCCGACATTACGAAGATCGGGCAGCACCTGCCGCCGCTTGACCCGTCGCGCTTGGGCCAGATCGAGCAGCCGAAAGAGGGCTCGTTCCAGAACGTGCTCGGCGGCTTCCTCGAGAAGGTCAACGACCTCCAGCTCAACATGGACGAGACGATCAAACAGTTCGCCGCCGGCGAGATCACCGACGTACACAAGGTCATGATCGCCGCCGAAGAGGCCGACGTTGCCTTCCAGCTCATGATGAAGATCCGCGGCAAGCTGCTCAAGGCGTATGACGAAGTCATGAAGATGCAAGTGTAG
- the flgC gene encoding flagellar basal body rod protein FlgC, translated as MGNGSFSSFDISASGMTAERLRMNVIAENIANREVTRTPEGGAYKRKVVVFEEALANATLRLDGLMGDLGAGVRVADIVPARDAVHMVHNPGHPDADENGYVEMPNVNMIDEMLNMMTATRGYEANVMAISAAKQMILKALEI; from the coding sequence ATGGGCAACGGCAGTTTCAGCTCGTTCGACATCAGTGCCTCGGGCATGACGGCCGAGCGGCTGCGCATGAACGTGATCGCCGAAAACATCGCCAACCGCGAGGTGACCCGCACCCCGGAAGGCGGTGCCTACAAGCGCAAGGTCGTCGTGTTCGAGGAGGCGCTGGCCAACGCCACGCTCCGGCTCGACGGTCTCATGGGCGACCTGGGCGCGGGCGTGCGCGTCGCCGACATCGTGCCGGCGAGAGACGCGGTTCACATGGTCCACAATCCGGGCCACCCGGATGCCGACGAGAACGGGTACGTCGAGATGCCGAACGTCAACATGATCGACGAGATGCTCAACATGATGACGGCCACGCGCGGCTACGAGGCGAACGTCATGGCGATCAGCGCTGCGAAGCAGATGATTCTCAAGGCGCTCGAGATCTAG
- a CDS encoding tetratricopeptide repeat protein encodes MNRLILQIGCRRRVCLGLFAFMLTSVLVCPSLADVSLDDDMVLSGEGPLLPRSSGPRSARELMPPADELVEPAVPSVVMTAEGTEDEREAGVPEDRTNTLGEFLDEMLEQGSVWPAIPATMGMNARRTYLEDRSIRSYREGIVRFPDSSFVPSAHMRIAAIYARRGEWRAALREYEMLLERFPEADTADDARLERARVLFDAGDCIAARDEAYLLIDSYLDSPLQVNAYLLAGRAHKVLGEWDAAAQAFEHVIRLTVHGSAHELCAREGLASVELALGHMDRAARIYEELLREARSQAERDTRQFALARLYLAGGETARARASLRGIVYGYELNVYRPAAAFMLADSYYADGAMAHALKYYSVALADFPSYEQRIPALFRAADAYKRLALYTEALDMLRRVPAARDPAPTPQEVSRSKMLAGEVLLLDGEWAMALEELYGAAAGDLTSADRDLVAYWIAQSYYSAGYYNEALEAYDMALQRAPEHALALEGVAALAACYVKKGWLDDARRQYMRIIDGGREDDTPAQLAVRSRAAIQLLDSFSNHGLCQDELNWAQRLLEKKAAFVDEAQVLYRMGRAYERLNNPERAEALYDEVQRRFRGTLWADRAVAKASAIAMMKQIKDASK; translated from the coding sequence GTGAACCGTCTGATCCTCCAGATTGGCTGTCGACGACGTGTGTGCCTCGGGCTGTTCGCGTTCATGCTCACAAGCGTGCTCGTCTGCCCGAGTCTCGCCGACGTCAGCCTCGACGACGACATGGTGCTGAGCGGCGAGGGGCCGCTGCTGCCGCGATCGAGCGGGCCGCGCAGCGCGCGCGAGCTCATGCCGCCCGCCGACGAGCTCGTCGAACCGGCAGTCCCTTCAGTGGTTATGACCGCGGAAGGCACCGAGGACGAACGCGAGGCCGGTGTGCCCGAAGACAGAACGAACACGCTGGGCGAGTTCCTGGACGAGATGTTGGAGCAGGGGTCGGTCTGGCCCGCTATCCCCGCGACCATGGGTATGAACGCGCGGCGCACCTACCTCGAGGACCGGAGCATCCGCAGCTACCGCGAAGGCATCGTGCGATTCCCGGACTCGTCGTTCGTGCCGTCGGCCCACATGCGCATCGCGGCGATCTATGCGCGCCGCGGCGAATGGCGCGCCGCGCTGCGCGAATACGAGATGCTCCTGGAGCGATTCCCGGAGGCCGACACTGCCGACGACGCCCGCCTCGAGCGGGCCCGTGTGCTCTTCGATGCAGGCGATTGCATCGCGGCGCGAGATGAGGCTTACCTACTCATCGACAGCTACCTGGACAGTCCACTCCAGGTCAACGCGTACCTGCTTGCGGGCCGGGCGCACAAGGTGCTCGGTGAGTGGGACGCGGCGGCTCAGGCCTTTGAGCATGTTATTCGCCTCACGGTGCATGGCAGCGCGCACGAGTTGTGCGCGCGCGAGGGGCTCGCGTCGGTCGAGCTTGCGCTGGGTCATATGGACAGGGCGGCGCGCATCTACGAGGAGCTGCTCCGGGAAGCGCGGTCGCAAGCGGAACGCGACACGCGGCAGTTCGCGTTGGCGCGGCTGTATCTGGCCGGCGGCGAGACGGCGCGCGCGCGCGCCTCGCTCCGCGGCATTGTCTACGGCTACGAGCTGAACGTCTACCGTCCCGCTGCCGCGTTCATGCTCGCCGACTCGTACTACGCTGACGGGGCAATGGCGCACGCGCTCAAGTACTACTCCGTCGCACTCGCGGACTTCCCGAGTTACGAGCAGCGCATCCCGGCGTTGTTTCGTGCTGCGGATGCGTACAAGCGCCTGGCGCTCTATACGGAGGCGCTCGACATGCTGCGCCGCGTCCCGGCGGCCCGCGATCCGGCACCGACGCCGCAGGAGGTGTCGCGATCGAAAATGCTCGCAGGCGAGGTCCTGTTACTCGACGGCGAGTGGGCGATGGCGCTCGAGGAGCTCTATGGCGCGGCGGCAGGGGACCTCACGTCGGCTGACCGCGACCTCGTCGCCTACTGGATCGCCCAAAGCTACTACAGCGCCGGCTACTACAACGAAGCCCTCGAGGCCTACGACATGGCGTTGCAGCGCGCGCCCGAGCACGCGCTCGCACTCGAGGGGGTCGCTGCATTGGCCGCCTGCTACGTCAAGAAGGGATGGCTCGACGACGCGCGGCGCCAGTACATGCGCATCATCGACGGCGGGCGCGAGGATGATACCCCGGCGCAACTCGCCGTCAGGTCCCGGGCCGCAATCCAATTGCTCGATTCGTTCAGCAACCACGGCCTCTGTCAGGACGAGCTGAACTGGGCGCAGCGCCTTCTCGAGAAGAAGGCCGCGTTCGTCGACGAGGCGCAGGTGCTCTACCGCATGGGGCGCGCCTACGAGCGGCTCAACAACCCCGAGCGCGCCGAAGCGCTCTACGACGAGGTGCAGAGGCGCTTCCGCGGCACACTGTGGGCCGACCGCGCCGTGGCCAAGGCAAGTGCGATTGCCATGATGAAGCAGATCAAGGACGCATCGAAGTAA
- the flgN gene encoding flagellar export chaperone FlgN: MEHALLKRLRDGIQEEIEHYEQLLDLTTREHEILAEESYSTELATLAATKLKVMRDINDLSMRIGPLKVRWKLEVARIKAEAQQRGDGEEISPLLDTLGSLLGRILDVDEENQRILSRLVHSSGAEGANRRLSAASAEKAYGKTGPNT, encoded by the coding sequence ATGGAACACGCACTGCTCAAGAGGCTCCGCGACGGGATCCAAGAGGAGATCGAGCACTACGAGCAACTGCTCGATCTGACGACGCGCGAGCACGAGATCCTCGCTGAAGAATCCTACTCGACAGAGCTGGCAACTCTCGCGGCGACGAAGCTCAAGGTAATGCGCGACATCAACGACTTGTCAATGCGCATCGGGCCGCTCAAGGTGCGCTGGAAGCTCGAGGTGGCCCGCATCAAGGCCGAGGCGCAGCAACGCGGCGACGGCGAGGAGATCTCGCCGTTGCTCGACACGCTCGGATCGCTGCTCGGGCGGATCCTCGACGTGGACGAGGAGAACCAGCGGATCCTGTCGCGGCTCGTGCATTCGAGCGGCGCCGAGGGAGCCAACCGGAGGCTGAGCGCCGCCTCGGCCGAGAAGGCCTACGGCAAGACCGGGCCGAATACGTAG
- the fliF gene encoding flagellar M-ring protein FliF: protein MDKLNAIGKQFAAIWKRISLNQRISIVLVAVMALLGLWMFAKLSSRPSMTRLYPSALDPEDASAIADKLRDENVTFQVRDGGRAIYVPSGRVDDLRLTMASAGLPANAGGTGWGDLFDKGGLGGDSQSMLDIKRLRALQGELARTISSLSSVQSARVHLVIPPKPLFKLDEKPATASVVLGLRPGTQLGAGEISGIKYLCSSAVEGLKVNNITILDGDGNVLAKPTQEGSMADMTEGQVALARSIEKDYLSKVRAQLDPACGPGNWSAAFTVELNSESQQTEKVVATTGPTTKEQLTERSTDRSKAYPGGEAGTGSNIGSSTISSETGDRSTEKESTTLIETEPNRTKTTTVSPAGTIKRVSASVVINKDRGEGAENATTLGVKDVEDLVKSVIAYSQVRGDQVSVHEASFVPAATDTAQVASMPNPIVTGVAKHGPAAIVSIALLGFLWVFMKKTSFAEPRTESGPTRVVGVAPSSGSHSERPLPDAVASDKRVQEIFTEIVLEESEAELRGMREAMAHLADQKPESIAAVIREWIS from the coding sequence ATGGATAAGCTCAACGCGATCGGCAAGCAGTTCGCTGCGATCTGGAAGCGCATCAGTCTCAACCAGCGTATCTCGATTGTGCTTGTTGCTGTCATGGCGCTGCTCGGGCTGTGGATGTTCGCCAAACTCTCGAGCCGCCCATCGATGACACGGCTCTATCCGAGCGCGCTCGATCCCGAAGACGCCTCGGCAATCGCCGACAAGCTCCGCGACGAGAACGTCACGTTCCAGGTCCGTGACGGCGGCCGGGCGATCTACGTGCCGTCGGGTCGCGTCGACGATCTGCGGCTCACGATGGCTAGTGCCGGGCTGCCGGCTAATGCCGGCGGCACGGGCTGGGGCGATCTCTTCGACAAGGGTGGGCTCGGAGGCGATTCCCAGTCAATGCTGGACATCAAAAGATTGCGGGCGCTCCAGGGCGAGTTGGCGCGCACGATCTCGTCTCTCTCCAGCGTGCAAAGCGCGCGCGTCCACCTAGTGATCCCGCCCAAGCCTCTGTTCAAGCTGGACGAGAAGCCGGCGACGGCCTCCGTTGTGCTTGGCCTGAGGCCGGGGACGCAGCTCGGAGCGGGGGAGATCAGCGGAATCAAGTACCTGTGCTCGAGTGCCGTCGAGGGGCTCAAGGTGAACAACATCACGATCCTCGACGGCGACGGCAATGTGCTCGCCAAGCCCACGCAAGAGGGCTCGATGGCCGACATGACCGAGGGCCAGGTGGCCTTGGCGCGCAGCATCGAGAAGGACTATCTCTCCAAAGTGCGCGCGCAACTCGATCCAGCCTGCGGGCCCGGCAACTGGAGCGCGGCGTTCACCGTGGAACTCAACAGCGAGAGCCAGCAGACCGAGAAGGTTGTGGCGACGACCGGCCCGACAACCAAGGAACAGCTTACCGAGCGTTCGACGGACAGGTCAAAGGCGTACCCGGGTGGCGAGGCGGGCACCGGGTCGAATATCGGTAGCAGCACGATCAGCTCCGAAACGGGGGATCGCTCGACCGAGAAGGAATCAACGACACTGATCGAGACTGAGCCGAATCGCACGAAGACAACGACGGTCAGCCCCGCGGGCACCATCAAGCGCGTGAGCGCCTCGGTTGTGATCAACAAGGACCGTGGCGAGGGGGCTGAGAACGCGACCACTTTGGGCGTGAAGGACGTCGAGGATCTAGTCAAGAGCGTCATTGCCTATAGCCAAGTGCGCGGCGACCAAGTCAGCGTGCACGAGGCGTCATTCGTGCCGGCCGCGACGGACACGGCGCAGGTTGCTTCGATGCCCAATCCGATCGTCACCGGTGTTGCCAAGCACGGTCCGGCAGCGATCGTATCGATCGCGCTCCTCGGATTCCTGTGGGTGTTCATGAAGAAGACGTCGTTCGCCGAGCCCCGGACCGAGAGCGGCCCGACGAGAGTGGTTGGCGTTGCTCCGTCGAGCGGGAGCCACAGCGAGAGGCCGCTTCCAGATGCGGTCGCGTCCGACAAGCGTGTCCAGGAGATTTTCACCGAGATCGTGCTCGAAGAGAGCGAGGCGGAGCTTCGGGGCATGCGCGAGGCGATGGCGCATCTCGCCGATCAGAAGCCGGAGAGCATTGCCGCAGTCATCCGCGAATGGATTAGCTAG
- a CDS encoding PAS domain S-box protein — MESIVVSAETAEDIVRASARAAHDSHATGDIEELAEAFERFTQKAAKLQTSYSKLKRHVSAVNRELEEKNHTLRRKIEELDATRAYLNDVLESMGSGVIAVDTHGRIMTFNAAAEQMTGFRRADVLGRDYTDVFPERDEGCAAILLSLETDAPHVFKERTLERRDGRALPVGVSSSPLRDADGAMTGALEIFHDLTEVKRLEERIRCADRLAALGEMAATVAHEIRNPLGGIEGFAALLERDLADAPAQREMASHIVQGARSLNRIVTGLLDFTRPVELQLRCTCLKEVVDAALAVVEQEMCAAHPRVSVVRDYSEKTTVRVDPEQIYGVVLNLVRNAWQALGAEGRVEVSISARGGEGIAFCVRDTGCGMSDETKRRLFSPFFTTKQTGTGLGLSIVRKVVEAHGGTIEVETAPNEGAAFTVTLPRRPRAA; from the coding sequence ATGGAGAGCATCGTTGTGTCCGCGGAGACCGCCGAGGACATTGTTCGTGCGTCAGCGCGTGCGGCGCATGACTCGCACGCGACCGGCGACATCGAGGAGCTGGCGGAGGCGTTCGAGCGATTCACGCAGAAGGCGGCGAAGCTCCAGACCTCCTACAGCAAACTCAAGCGGCACGTCAGCGCCGTCAACCGCGAGCTCGAAGAGAAGAATCACACGCTCCGGCGCAAGATCGAGGAACTCGATGCGACGCGCGCCTACCTCAATGATGTGCTCGAGAGCATGGGCAGCGGCGTGATCGCCGTTGATACGCATGGCCGGATTATGACCTTCAACGCCGCCGCCGAGCAGATGACGGGATTCCGGCGCGCCGACGTGCTGGGCCGGGACTACACGGACGTGTTCCCCGAGCGCGACGAGGGCTGCGCAGCCATCTTGCTCTCGCTCGAAACCGATGCGCCGCACGTGTTCAAGGAGCGGACGCTCGAGCGCCGCGACGGGCGCGCGCTGCCCGTCGGGGTAAGCAGCTCGCCGTTGCGCGACGCGGACGGCGCGATGACGGGTGCGCTCGAGATCTTCCACGACTTGACAGAGGTCAAGCGACTCGAGGAGCGGATCCGGTGCGCCGACCGCCTCGCGGCGTTGGGCGAGATGGCCGCGACCGTGGCGCACGAGATTCGCAACCCGCTCGGCGGGATCGAAGGATTCGCCGCGCTACTCGAGCGCGACCTCGCTGATGCCCCAGCCCAGCGCGAGATGGCGAGCCACATCGTGCAGGGCGCGCGCTCGCTCAACCGGATCGTCACCGGCCTGCTCGACTTCACCCGGCCGGTCGAGCTGCAGCTTCGCTGCACGTGCTTGAAGGAGGTCGTGGATGCCGCGCTCGCCGTCGTCGAGCAGGAGATGTGCGCGGCACATCCGCGTGTAAGCGTCGTCCGGGACTACTCCGAAAAGACGACGGTCAGAGTGGATCCTGAACAGATCTACGGCGTCGTGCTCAACCTGGTGCGCAACGCCTGGCAGGCGCTCGGGGCCGAGGGTCGTGTCGAGGTGTCGATCAGCGCACGCGGTGGCGAGGGCATCGCGTTCTGTGTGCGCGACACCGGCTGTGGCATGAGCGATGAAACGAAACGGCGGCTGTTCTCGCCGTTCTTCACGACCAAGCAGACCGGCACGGGCCTCGGCCTGAGCATCGTGCGTAAGGTTGTCGAGGCGCATGGCGGAACCATAGAGGTGGAGACCGCGCCCAATGAAGGCGCGGCATTCACTGTGACCCTGCCGCGGCGCCCACGCGCGGCCTGA
- a CDS encoding tetratricopeptide repeat protein has protein sequence MTDESKKSPIPGPKASGAPAGQAPESAESSSELDDLLQAIDAAAGPEDAAAGPEDAASTLAAEDPTERVEIADALPADSDNTVADTEQPSGVPGPEAASDKGAAEKTTASDGANRAAEAMVTSVEPQGPVDRAPEERRPAEARKLAAAPKELADTVEVPSPQGVASNETPVEPSEAERVNAARAHGRAGSETQGGVTEAGDEAVVGTEVGTSVEPVPLAAAEAQIETQQRRRRRLLYVLVPVLAVGLAAALTQVRLGGGVGTPPAMRNWEHGSELVKTGNLADGLEMLENVVSTTPLGMKRTFAHARLAEVYAKLGATEPHYLNGAIRHYSAVLREVIEGRADAAALPVDELLYKTGRCFADLGSNETAIEHFEQIDREHPDSPLRTQARLDLAASLMAAGEYQRARQTLAELADAHRGEPVGEHAFFLFAESFDRQAQSLEREP, from the coding sequence ATGACTGACGAGTCCAAGAAGAGTCCGATCCCTGGCCCCAAGGCATCCGGCGCCCCCGCCGGGCAAGCGCCAGAGTCTGCGGAGAGCTCGTCGGAGCTCGACGACCTGCTCCAGGCGATCGACGCGGCGGCGGGCCCCGAGGACGCGGCGGCGGGCCCCGAGGACGCGGCGTCCACGCTGGCGGCAGAAGACCCGACGGAGCGCGTTGAGATTGCCGACGCCCTTCCCGCGGACTCCGATAACACGGTCGCTGATACTGAACAGCCCTCCGGAGTGCCAGGCCCGGAAGCCGCATCCGACAAGGGGGCGGCGGAGAAGACTACAGCTTCTGACGGTGCCAATCGCGCGGCAGAGGCCATGGTCACATCCGTGGAGCCACAGGGGCCTGTTGACCGCGCTCCCGAAGAGAGACGGCCGGCCGAGGCGAGGAAACTCGCGGCCGCACCCAAGGAGTTAGCGGATACGGTCGAGGTACCGTCCCCGCAGGGCGTTGCCTCCAACGAGACGCCGGTTGAGCCTAGCGAGGCCGAGCGCGTCAACGCGGCGCGCGCCCATGGCCGCGCGGGTTCCGAGACCCAGGGCGGCGTGACTGAGGCCGGGGACGAGGCAGTTGTTGGGACGGAGGTTGGGACGTCGGTCGAGCCGGTTCCCCTCGCGGCGGCCGAAGCGCAGATCGAGACGCAGCAGCGTCGGCGTCGCCGCCTGCTGTACGTGCTTGTGCCGGTGCTGGCGGTCGGGTTGGCTGCGGCGCTGACTCAGGTTCGGCTTGGCGGCGGCGTCGGCACGCCGCCAGCCATGCGCAACTGGGAACATGGCTCGGAGCTTGTCAAGACCGGCAACCTGGCGGACGGCCTCGAGATGCTCGAGAACGTTGTGAGCACGACGCCGCTCGGGATGAAGCGTACGTTTGCTCACGCGCGGCTTGCGGAGGTGTACGCCAAGCTCGGTGCGACTGAGCCGCACTACCTGAACGGTGCCATTCGCCACTACTCGGCGGTGCTGAGAGAAGTCATCGAAGGGCGGGCCGACGCCGCCGCGCTTCCCGTTGACGAGTTGCTCTACAAGACCGGGCGCTGTTTCGCTGACCTTGGTTCGAACGAAACGGCGATCGAGCACTTCGAGCAGATCGATCGCGAGCACCCCGACAGCCCGCTGCGGACGCAGGCGCGGCTGGATCTGGCGGCCAGCCTGATGGCCGCCGGCGAGTATCAACGCGCGCGCCAGACGCTGGCCGAGCTCGCCGACGCGCATCGCGGTGAGCCCGTCGGCGAGCACGCCTTCTTCCTCTTCGCCGAGTCGTTCGACAGGCAAGCGCAGTCGTTGGAGCGTGAGCCGTGA
- a CDS encoding sigma-54-dependent Fis family transcriptional regulator: MALQNVLVVDDEPLIRKFLVETLTRMGFEVQSAADGAEALKKVKAETFDLVFTDIRMPHLSGMELLRAVRECTPESVVVMMTAYATVESAVEAMKVGAFDYIIKPFSPDQIEMVIKRAAERQSLIEENTYLRGEILKEHGFGEIIGKAAVMHGVFEVIRKVANSRATVLVQGESGTGKELVARAIHYNSARANAPFIKVNCAALPESLLESELFGHEKGAFTGAVMRRPGRFELAHRGTLLLDEISEIPLGLQAKLLRVLQEREFERVGGTRPIKVDVRIVTTTNRNLDEEIEAKRFREDLFFRLNVIPITLPPLRERDGDVLMLAQHFVERYSRENNRPPKTIARDAIEAMSAYSWPGNVRELQNVIERAIVLDADDEIRAEHLTLRPVGQEGDDTDEIVDAVGHTVAEMERRLILKTLQALGGNRGRTAEVLQISVRTLRNKLNQYRAEGVFAAPRGAGALV, translated from the coding sequence ATGGCGTTGCAGAACGTGCTTGTGGTTGACGATGAGCCGTTGATCCGCAAGTTTCTCGTCGAGACGCTGACCCGGATGGGCTTTGAGGTCCAGAGCGCGGCCGACGGAGCAGAGGCGCTCAAGAAGGTCAAGGCGGAGACCTTTGACTTGGTGTTCACCGACATCAGGATGCCGCATCTGAGCGGCATGGAGCTGCTCCGCGCCGTGCGGGAGTGCACGCCCGAGTCGGTGGTCGTCATGATGACGGCGTACGCAACCGTCGAAAGCGCGGTGGAGGCGATGAAGGTCGGCGCCTTCGACTACATTATCAAGCCCTTCTCGCCCGACCAGATCGAGATGGTCATCAAGCGGGCTGCCGAGCGCCAGAGCCTCATCGAGGAGAACACGTATCTGCGAGGCGAGATCCTCAAGGAGCACGGTTTCGGCGAGATCATCGGCAAGGCGGCCGTGATGCACGGGGTCTTCGAGGTCATCCGCAAGGTGGCGAACAGCCGGGCCACTGTGCTCGTGCAGGGCGAAAGCGGGACAGGCAAGGAACTCGTGGCGCGCGCGATCCACTACAACAGCGCACGGGCCAACGCGCCGTTCATCAAGGTCAACTGCGCCGCGCTCCCCGAGAGCCTGCTCGAGAGCGAGCTGTTCGGCCATGAGAAGGGAGCGTTTACGGGCGCCGTGATGCGGCGGCCGGGCCGGTTCGAGCTGGCCCACCGCGGCACGTTGCTCCTCGACGAGATCAGCGAGATTCCTCTGGGACTCCAGGCTAAGCTGCTCCGCGTGCTCCAGGAGCGGGAGTTCGAGCGCGTCGGAGGAACACGGCCGATCAAGGTCGACGTGCGGATCGTGACGACGACAAACCGCAACCTGGATGAAGAGATCGAGGCGAAGCGCTTCCGCGAGGACCTGTTCTTCCGGCTCAACGTCATCCCGATCACGCTGCCGCCGCTGCGCGAGCGCGACGGTGACGTGTTGATGCTCGCCCAGCATTTCGTCGAGCGCTACAGCCGCGAGAACAACCGGCCGCCGAAGACGATCGCCCGCGATGCGATCGAGGCGATGTCGGCCTACTCCTGGCCGGGCAACGTGCGCGAGCTGCAGAACGTCATCGAGCGCGCCATCGTGCTCGACGCCGACGATGAGATTCGCGCCGAACACCTCACCCTGCGCCCCGTCGGGCAAGAGGGCGACGACACGGACGAGATCGTCGATGCCGTTGGCCACACGGTAGCCGAGATGGAGCGTCGCCTGATTCTCAAGACGCTCCAGGCGCTGGGCGGTAACCGCGGGCGGACGGCTGAAGTGCTCCAGATCAGCGTGCGCACGTTGCGCAACAAGCTCAACCAGTACCGGGCCGAGGGGGTGTTCGCCGCCCCGAGGGGCGCCGGCGCGTTGGTGTGA
- a CDS encoding STAS domain-containing protein, translated as MKTARKDADERPAVVTAADNLVFESAESTDHLHELIGAGRRRIVYDLRNATYVSGAGLGVVADAVKQARRRGGDIKLVVRRPEVRRVFELGELDALFEFYEDVESARNAFADCVGEVERTLLWKSLADD; from the coding sequence ATGAAAACGGCCCGCAAGGACGCCGACGAGAGACCCGCCGTGGTCACGGCGGCCGATAATCTGGTGTTCGAATCAGCCGAGTCGACCGACCACCTGCACGAGCTGATCGGTGCGGGCAGACGGCGCATTGTCTACGATCTTCGGAACGCCACATACGTGTCGGGTGCGGGTCTCGGCGTCGTAGCGGATGCGGTCAAGCAGGCCCGTCGCCGAGGCGGCGACATCAAACTCGTCGTGCGTCGCCCCGAGGTGCGGCGCGTGTTCGAGCTCGGCGAGCTCGATGCGCTGTTCGAGTTCTACGAAGATGTCGAGAGCGCGCGCAACGCCTTCGCCGATTGCGTCGGCGAGGTCGAACGCACGCTGTTGTGGAAATCGCTTGCCGATGACTGA
- a CDS encoding flagellar biosynthesis protein FlgB: MDKLIKPEAIALYERMLDFTALRHKVLANNIANVNTPGFQRSDVEFADELSRVLQDKGIAGVEDLKLRLTQPNETAFRNDGNNVSVEKEMTSLAENAIMYQVYAQLLARKFRQIDQILKDA, translated from the coding sequence GTGGACAAGCTCATCAAGCCGGAAGCGATTGCTCTCTACGAGCGGATGTTGGATTTCACGGCGCTTCGCCACAAGGTGCTCGCCAACAACATCGCCAACGTGAATACACCGGGCTTCCAGCGCAGCGACGTCGAATTCGCCGACGAGCTCAGCCGCGTGCTCCAGGACAAAGGAATCGCGGGCGTCGAGGACCTCAAATTGCGCCTCACGCAGCCGAACGAGACGGCCTTCCGCAATGACGGCAACAACGTGAGCGTGGAGAAGGAAATGACCTCGCTCGCCGAGAACGCAATCATGTACCAGGTCTACGCGCAACTGCTCGCGCGGAAGTTCCGCCAGATCGACCAAATCCTCAAGGACGCGTAA